Proteins co-encoded in one Methylobacterium sp. WL1 genomic window:
- a CDS encoding XRE family transcriptional regulator → MQDQAERPDRTRGRDLLTGAQVLSGQLGKTIQRLRKAYNLSLSELAEQSGVAKSIISQIERNETNPTLATIWRLSQALDVSIDRVLASSDEEPFIEKTSRADTPILVSEDGKVRLAIIGWIKTIEWLQWYEVTADLGGVLDSDPHQRGSVESLSVTEGAFEVEIGGIVQRARTGETLRYRCDRPHLVRCTEGPARATMVVIMKAAVME, encoded by the coding sequence ATGCAGGACCAGGCGGAACGGCCCGACCGGACGCGCGGACGCGACCTGCTGACCGGGGCACAGGTGCTCTCCGGCCAGCTCGGCAAGACGATCCAGCGCCTGCGCAAGGCCTACAACCTCTCACTGTCGGAACTCGCCGAGCAATCGGGCGTGGCAAAGTCGATCATCAGCCAGATCGAGCGCAACGAGACGAACCCGACGCTGGCGACGATCTGGCGGCTGTCCCAGGCGCTCGACGTGTCGATCGACCGGGTCCTGGCGTCGAGCGACGAGGAGCCGTTCATCGAGAAGACCTCCCGGGCGGACACCCCGATCCTGGTCTCGGAGGATGGCAAGGTCCGGCTGGCGATCATCGGCTGGATCAAGACGATCGAGTGGCTGCAATGGTACGAGGTCACGGCCGACCTCGGCGGCGTCCTCGATTCGGACCCGCACCAGCGCGGCTCGGTGGAATCGCTCTCGGTCACCGAGGGCGCGTTCGAGGTCGAGATCGGCGGGATCGTGCAGCGCGCCCGGACCGGCGAGACCCTGCGCTACCGCTGCGACCGGCCCCACCTCGTGCGCTGCACCGAGGGCCCGGCCCGGGCCACCATGGTGGTGATCATGAAGGCCGCGGTG
- the thiD gene encoding bifunctional hydroxymethylpyrimidine kinase/phosphomethylpyrimidine kinase, which translates to MSGASPIAVTIAGSDSGGGAGIQADLKTFSALGVYGASVITALTAQNTRGVQGIHDVPADFVARQIDSVFSDLAVDAVKIGMLSQIAVIEAVADGLSRWAGTAPVVLDPVMVATSGDRLISEDAVAALRERLMGRADLITPNLPEAAVLLGEPVAEDEATIVAQARRLVGLGARAVLIKGGHGTGAMSIDHLVMREGHAQTFAAQRIATRNTHGTGCTLSSAIAAGLARGLTLPEAVTAAKDYLTAALTAADRLAIGAGHGPVHHFHAIWR; encoded by the coding sequence GTGAGCGGCGCCAGCCCGATCGCGGTCACCATCGCGGGCTCGGATTCCGGCGGCGGCGCCGGCATCCAGGCAGACCTCAAGACCTTCTCGGCCTTGGGCGTCTACGGCGCCAGCGTGATCACGGCGCTCACCGCCCAGAACACCCGAGGCGTCCAGGGCATCCACGACGTGCCGGCCGATTTCGTGGCCCGGCAGATCGACAGCGTCTTCTCCGATCTGGCGGTCGATGCCGTGAAGATCGGCATGCTGTCGCAGATTGCGGTGATCGAGGCGGTCGCCGACGGGCTGTCACGGTGGGCCGGGACCGCCCCGGTCGTCCTCGACCCCGTGATGGTCGCCACCAGCGGCGACCGGCTGATCTCGGAGGACGCCGTGGCGGCGCTTCGCGAGCGGCTGATGGGCCGGGCCGACCTGATCACCCCCAACCTGCCGGAGGCGGCGGTGCTGCTCGGCGAGCCGGTCGCCGAGGACGAGGCGACAATCGTGGCCCAGGCCCGCCGCCTGGTCGGGCTGGGCGCTCGCGCCGTGCTGATCAAGGGCGGGCACGGGACGGGGGCGATGAGCATCGACCACCTCGTGATGCGGGAGGGTCACGCACAGACCTTCGCGGCCCAGCGAATCGCCACACGCAACACCCACGGCACCGGCTGCACGCTCTCCTCCGCAATCGCGGCTGGGCTCGCCCGGGGCCTGACGCTGCCTGAGGCTGTGACGGCCGCCAAGGATTACCTCACGGCCGCGCTCACCGCGGCGGACCGGCTCGCGATCGGCGCCGGCCATGGGCCGGTCCACCACTTCCACGCAATCTGGCGCTAG
- the thiE gene encoding thiamine phosphate synthase yields MAARANSATAGSRPVDLRLYGLLDVGVCGADGDHLARLAADAATGGATLLQYREKDIPDTRAALARIRAIQAAVGGRVPVLVNDRVDLALAAGADGVHLGQSDLHPAEARRLLGEGAIIGLTVKTAAQADELYRLPVDYACIGGVFATTSKDNPDPPVGLDGFSRIAFRARLARGSGLPLGAIAGIGLHNAAPVIAAGADGVAVITALFGTEPVRQRARELRAAIDAALAARGDAK; encoded by the coding sequence ATGGCAGCGCGCGCGAACTCCGCGACAGCCGGAAGCCGGCCCGTCGACCTGCGGCTCTACGGCCTCCTCGATGTCGGCGTCTGCGGCGCCGACGGCGATCACTTGGCGCGGCTCGCCGCCGACGCGGCGACGGGGGGCGCGACCCTGCTCCAATACCGCGAGAAGGACATCCCGGACACCCGCGCCGCGCTGGCGCGGATCCGGGCGATCCAGGCTGCCGTGGGCGGGCGGGTGCCTGTGCTGGTCAACGACCGGGTCGATCTGGCCCTGGCGGCCGGGGCGGACGGCGTCCATCTCGGACAGAGCGACCTGCACCCGGCCGAGGCGCGCCGTCTCCTCGGGGAGGGGGCGATCATCGGGCTGACCGTGAAGACCGCCGCCCAAGCCGACGAGCTGTACCGGCTCCCGGTCGACTACGCCTGCATCGGCGGCGTGTTCGCCACCACCAGCAAGGACAATCCGGACCCGCCGGTCGGCCTCGACGGGTTTTCGCGCATCGCCTTCCGGGCCCGGCTTGCCCGGGGCTCCGGCTTGCCGCTCGGCGCCATCGCGGGCATCGGCCTGCACAACGCCGCCCCGGTGATCGCCGCCGGTGCGGACGGCGTCGCGGTGATCACCGCCCTGTTCGGGACCGAGCCGGTGCGCCAGCGTGCCCGGGAGCTGCGCGCGGCCATCGACGCCGCCCTGGCGGCGCGGGGAGACGCGAAGTGA
- a CDS encoding YbfB/YjiJ family MFS transporter, with the protein MSTHPHAPTDPKHPAWPIVASGLVALAVAMGIGRFAFTPLMPLMMRDGTLTAAAGAEWAAANYVGYLVGALTAPWFARAPLRGLLLSLAGVALTTVAMAAADHAAPAGLGAGLRALAGVFSAWALICASGWCLAELARCHVARLGAWIYTGVGLGIALAGALAWLGGTQPATRLWLELGLVAGLGALLVGFLSRGQGMAPARIEEREGGSFARPSRSGQAALVLCYGIFGFGYIVPATFLPAMARELASDPRVFGLTWPLFGLASALSVAAVARWLASVPRRLLWASAQGLMALGTGLPLVAHTLWAVAASAVLVGGTFMVATMAGLQLAREARPDNPTPLLARMTAAFAAGQILGPVLVRLLGPGRRAGLDALDCTGAIATVLLVLTALWLWRAARASPERLVPV; encoded by the coding sequence ATGAGCACGCACCCGCACGCCCCGACCGATCCGAAGCACCCAGCCTGGCCAATCGTCGCCAGCGGCCTCGTCGCCCTCGCGGTCGCGATGGGGATCGGCCGGTTCGCCTTCACGCCCCTGATGCCGCTGATGATGCGCGACGGCACCCTCACCGCCGCCGCGGGCGCCGAATGGGCGGCGGCGAACTATGTCGGGTACCTGGTCGGTGCGCTGACGGCCCCCTGGTTCGCCCGCGCTCCGCTCCGGGGCCTCCTCCTCAGCCTCGCCGGCGTGGCGCTGACGACGGTGGCGATGGCGGCGGCCGATCACGCCGCGCCCGCCGGCCTCGGGGCGGGATTGCGGGCCCTGGCCGGCGTGTTCAGCGCGTGGGCGCTGATCTGCGCGAGCGGCTGGTGCCTGGCCGAGCTTGCCCGGTGCCACGTCGCGCGGCTCGGCGCGTGGATCTACACCGGCGTCGGCCTCGGCATCGCGCTGGCCGGCGCGCTGGCCTGGCTGGGCGGAACCCAACCGGCGACGCGGCTGTGGCTCGAACTGGGCCTCGTCGCAGGGCTGGGTGCGCTGCTCGTCGGGTTCCTGTCCCGGGGACAGGGCATGGCCCCGGCCCGGATCGAGGAGCGCGAGGGCGGGTCCTTCGCACGTCCTTCCCGGAGCGGGCAGGCGGCCCTGGTCCTGTGCTACGGCATCTTCGGGTTCGGCTACATCGTGCCGGCCACGTTCCTGCCGGCGATGGCCCGCGAGCTGGCCTCGGACCCCCGGGTGTTCGGCCTGACCTGGCCGTTGTTCGGCCTCGCCTCGGCCCTGTCGGTGGCGGCGGTGGCCCGGTGGCTGGCGAGCGTGCCGCGGCGGCTTCTCTGGGCGTCGGCCCAGGGCCTCATGGCGCTGGGCACCGGACTGCCCCTGGTCGCCCACACCCTGTGGGCGGTCGCAGCCTCGGCGGTGCTGGTGGGCGGCACCTTCATGGTTGCCACCATGGCGGGCCTGCAACTGGCCCGCGAGGCGCGGCCCGACAACCCGACGCCGCTCCTCGCCCGCATGACCGCCGCCTTCGCGGCCGGGCAGATCCTCGGGCCGGTGCTGGTGCGCCTGCTGGGTCCCGGCCGCCGCGCCGGCTTGGACGCCCTGGACTGCACCGGCGCCATCGCGACCGTGCTGCTGGTGCTGACCGCCCTGTGGCTGTGGCGCGCCGCGCGCGCATCGCCCGAGAGGCTGGTGCCCGTCTGA
- a CDS encoding LysR family transcriptional regulator translates to MDLDDLDIFRCVVREGGVTRAATRLHRVPSNVTTRIKQFEARLGVALFRREGRNLNLTEAGRILLGHAETLLRMADLAEQELRSGVVRGVLRLGSLESAAGARLPPILSAFHAQFPDVTIELQTGTSRAMLRHLERFEIEAAFVSEPFDHVSLSSVPAFDEELVLITGRNASGIGNGSGRRTLVAFPHGCSYRQRLIAWLAEDRASYDRVLEMSSYHAIVACVAAGTGIAIVPAAVLDNAVMSTAVERHPLPPHLRVNRTRLVWKGEASAALRALTMLLPDAAETGGAA, encoded by the coding sequence ATGGATCTGGACGATCTCGATATTTTCCGCTGCGTGGTCCGGGAGGGCGGGGTGACGCGGGCGGCGACGCGGCTGCACCGGGTCCCGTCCAACGTGACGACCCGGATCAAGCAGTTCGAGGCGCGGCTGGGCGTGGCCCTGTTCCGCCGCGAGGGCCGCAACCTGAACCTCACCGAGGCGGGACGCATTCTCCTGGGCCATGCCGAGACGCTGCTGCGGATGGCCGATCTGGCCGAGCAGGAGCTGCGCAGCGGTGTGGTCCGCGGCGTCCTGCGGCTGGGTTCGCTGGAGAGCGCGGCGGGCGCGCGGCTGCCGCCGATCCTGTCGGCCTTCCACGCACAGTTCCCCGACGTCACGATCGAGCTGCAGACCGGGACGAGCCGCGCCATGCTCCGGCACCTCGAGCGCTTCGAGATCGAGGCGGCCTTCGTCTCCGAACCGTTCGATCACGTGAGTCTGTCGTCGGTGCCGGCCTTCGACGAGGAACTGGTGCTGATCACCGGCCGGAACGCGTCCGGGATCGGCAACGGCTCCGGCCGGCGGACCCTGGTGGCGTTCCCGCACGGCTGCTCCTATCGCCAGCGCCTGATCGCGTGGCTGGCGGAGGATAGGGCGTCCTACGACCGGGTTCTGGAGATGAGCTCGTACCACGCCATCGTGGCCTGCGTGGCCGCCGGCACCGGTATCGCCATCGTGCCGGCGGCGGTGCTCGACAATGCGGTGATGAGCACGGCGGTCGAGCGCCATCCGCTGCCGCCGCACCTGCGCGTCAACCGGACCCGCCTGGTCTGGAAGGGGGAGGCCAGCGCGGCCCTGCGCGCGCTCACGATGCTGCTGCCCGACGCGGCCGAGACCGGGGGCGCGGCGTAG
- the panB gene encoding 3-methyl-2-oxobutanoate hydroxymethyltransferase, whose amino-acid sequence MSQVVQSRRLRAIDIGKRKAEGRKIIALTAYHAHTAGIVDPYCDFILVGDSLGMVMHGMESTIPVTLEMMILQAQAVIRGTAKALVVVDMPFGSYEASREQAFLNAARVLKESGAGAIKMEGGAHFAETVAFLVQRGVPVMGHIGLTPQAVNTMGGFKVQGRAPDDERRLLEDARAISEAGAFAIVLEGIVEPVARAIATSPQVTAATIGIGASAVCDGQILVLEDMLGLSERTPKFVRQFGSLRAHIEDAVKAYADAVQAGRFPADDHTYG is encoded by the coding sequence ATGTCGCAGGTCGTGCAGTCGCGCCGGCTCCGAGCCATCGACATCGGAAAGCGCAAAGCCGAGGGGCGCAAGATCATCGCGCTCACCGCCTACCATGCCCACACCGCCGGTATCGTCGATCCCTATTGCGACTTCATCCTGGTGGGCGATTCGCTCGGCATGGTGATGCACGGGATGGAATCGACCATTCCGGTGACCCTGGAGATGATGATCCTGCAGGCGCAGGCGGTGATCCGCGGCACCGCCAAGGCGTTGGTGGTGGTCGACATGCCGTTCGGCTCCTACGAGGCGAGCCGGGAGCAGGCCTTCCTCAACGCCGCCCGGGTGCTCAAGGAGAGCGGGGCGGGGGCGATCAAGATGGAGGGCGGGGCGCATTTCGCCGAGACGGTGGCGTTCCTGGTCCAGCGCGGCGTGCCGGTGATGGGCCATATCGGCCTGACCCCGCAGGCGGTGAACACGATGGGCGGGTTCAAGGTCCAGGGCCGGGCGCCGGACGACGAGCGCCGCCTGCTGGAGGATGCCCGCGCGATCTCAGAGGCCGGGGCCTTCGCGATCGTGCTGGAGGGCATCGTCGAGCCGGTGGCGCGCGCCATCGCGACGTCCCCGCAGGTGACCGCCGCCACCATCGGCATCGGCGCCTCGGCGGTCTGCGACGGGCAGATCCTGGTGCTGGAGGATATGCTGGGCCTGTCCGAGCGCACCCCCAAGTTCGTCCGCCAGTTCGGGTCGCTGCGAGCCCATATCGAGGACGCCGTCAAAGCCTACGCCGACGCCGTGCAGGCCGGGCGGTTCCCGGCGGACGACCACACCTACGGGTAG
- a CDS encoding rhodanese-like domain-containing protein has protein sequence MRRASLIGRLAAALAAVGCLAAAPADSPVNVPEPEGLYAGPPKGYTPQTLQGATVVDADALAALMAGPDKPVLIDVAAPDRKPSNFPEGRLWLPVHPSIPGSIWLPLAGAEPIAPEREALFYARVAELTGGEMGKPVVVFCHVECWGSWNAAKRLVRKGYTGVRWFPEGVEGWQERHETMTLREDPAWKAAAEPQAGR, from the coding sequence ATGCGGCGCGCATCCCTGATCGGTCGGCTGGCGGCGGCGTTGGCTGCCGTCGGCTGCCTCGCCGCCGCACCGGCCGATTCCCCCGTCAACGTGCCCGAGCCGGAGGGGCTCTACGCCGGCCCGCCCAAGGGCTACACCCCGCAAACCCTGCAGGGCGCCACGGTGGTCGATGCCGACGCGCTCGCCGCCCTGATGGCGGGGCCGGACAAACCGGTGCTAATTGACGTCGCCGCCCCCGATCGCAAGCCGTCGAACTTCCCCGAAGGCCGCCTCTGGCTGCCGGTGCATCCCTCGATCCCCGGCTCGATCTGGCTGCCGCTGGCCGGGGCCGAGCCGATCGCCCCGGAGCGGGAGGCCCTGTTCTACGCCCGGGTCGCGGAGCTGACCGGCGGCGAAATGGGAAAACCTGTTGTGGTGTTCTGCCATGTCGAGTGCTGGGGTAGCTGGAACGCGGCTAAGCGTCTGGTCCGCAAGGGCTATACCGGCGTGCGCTGGTTCCCCGAGGGCGTCGAGGGCTGGCAGGAGAGGCACGAGACCATGACCCTGCGGGAGGATCCGGCCTGGAAGGCTGCCGCCGAGCCCCAGGCGGGACGCTGA
- a CDS encoding quinoprotein dehydrogenase-associated SoxYZ-like carrier has product MTLKTAHAAALALILATTALSGPVRAAGASDTEQERTARWQEIAKSIFGDRAIETTDNLVKIDAPARALDAALVPITLTMPQDGQIKAVSLIIDDNPAPYAARFEFGPAADPTELKLRVRVNNYTDMHAVVETQDGKLYEAKQFVKASGGCSAPMGMSDEEAMKGMGDMRMKFAETKVGKPVEATLMIRHPNFSGMQMNQVTRDYTPARYIDKLTVSAGDRKVFTMTGDISIASNPVINFAFKPDGKPLQVAASDNAGGSWQHSFTPPSPTN; this is encoded by the coding sequence ATGACGCTCAAGACCGCCCACGCGGCAGCGCTCGCCCTGATCCTCGCAACCACCGCCCTGTCGGGACCCGTCCGGGCCGCCGGCGCCTCCGACACCGAGCAGGAGCGGACCGCGCGCTGGCAGGAGATCGCCAAGTCGATCTTCGGCGACCGCGCCATCGAGACCACCGACAACCTGGTGAAGATCGACGCGCCGGCGCGCGCGCTCGACGCCGCCCTGGTCCCCATCACCCTGACCATGCCGCAGGACGGGCAGATCAAGGCCGTGTCGCTGATCATCGACGACAACCCGGCGCCCTACGCGGCCCGGTTCGAGTTCGGGCCGGCCGCCGACCCGACGGAGCTGAAACTCCGGGTGCGGGTCAACAACTACACCGACATGCATGCCGTGGTGGAGACCCAGGACGGCAAGCTCTACGAGGCCAAGCAGTTCGTGAAGGCGTCCGGCGGCTGCTCGGCCCCGATGGGCATGAGCGACGAGGAGGCCATGAAGGGCATGGGCGACATGCGGATGAAGTTCGCCGAGACGAAGGTAGGCAAGCCCGTGGAGGCGACGCTGATGATCCGCCACCCGAACTTCTCCGGCATGCAGATGAACCAGGTCACCCGCGACTACACGCCGGCCCGCTACATCGACAAGCTCACCGTCTCGGCCGGCGACCGCAAGGTCTTCACCATGACGGGCGACATCTCGATCGCCTCGAATCCGGTGATCAACTTCGCGTTCAAGCCGGACGGCAAGCCGCTCCAGGTCGCGGCGAGCGACAATGCCGGCGGCAGCTGGCAGCACAGCTTCACCCCGCCGAGCCCGACGAATTGA
- a CDS encoding quinoprotein relay system zinc metallohydrolase 2 encodes MTASAVHQGESVAVGRPLSRRHALFAGLCLCCLPGLGRAAEGFAMEEVGPGIFMRQGLTADASPDNADAIANIGFLIGRDGVLVTETGGSLVDGQWLRAEIAKRTPKPITHVVLTHVHPDHVFGAGAFVQDKPVFIGHAKLAEALRARGEFYRQRLIEMLGADRTGPVVYPTLSVADTAEIDLGDRRLTFTAHGPAHTSCDLSMRDSASGLLFPADLLFVNRIPSLDGSLRGWLKEIERLKAMGATRAVPGHGPVSVDLAPALDDLSGYLTALRDGTRAAIAKDVSIEKAVASVARDQRDKWALFDTYNGRNVTVAYQELEWE; translated from the coding sequence ATGACGGCGTCCGCCGTCCATCAAGGCGAATCCGTCGCCGTAGGCCGCCCCCTGTCGCGGCGTCACGCCCTGTTCGCCGGCCTCTGCCTGTGCTGCCTGCCGGGTCTCGGGCGCGCCGCCGAGGGCTTCGCGATGGAGGAGGTCGGACCCGGCATCTTCATGCGCCAGGGCCTGACCGCGGACGCTTCGCCCGACAACGCCGACGCCATCGCCAATATCGGTTTCCTCATCGGCCGGGACGGCGTGCTCGTGACCGAGACCGGCGGCAGCTTGGTGGACGGCCAGTGGCTGCGGGCCGAGATCGCCAAGCGAACCCCGAAGCCGATCACCCACGTGGTGCTGACCCATGTCCATCCGGACCACGTGTTCGGGGCAGGGGCCTTCGTGCAGGACAAGCCGGTCTTCATCGGCCACGCCAAGCTCGCCGAGGCCCTGCGTGCGCGGGGCGAATTCTACCGTCAGCGCCTGATCGAGATGCTCGGCGCCGATCGCACCGGGCCGGTGGTCTACCCGACGCTGAGCGTGGCCGACACGGCCGAGATCGACCTCGGCGACCGGCGCCTGACCTTCACGGCGCACGGGCCGGCCCATACCAGCTGCGACCTGTCGATGCGCGATTCCGCCAGCGGCCTTCTGTTCCCCGCCGACCTGCTGTTCGTGAACCGGATCCCGTCCCTCGACGGCAGCCTGCGGGGCTGGCTCAAGGAGATCGAGCGGCTGAAGGCCATGGGGGCGACCCGGGCGGTGCCGGGCCATGGGCCGGTCTCTGTCGATCTCGCCCCGGCACTGGACGACTTGAGCGGCTACCTGACCGCCCTGCGCGACGGCACCCGGGCGGCGATCGCCAAGGATGTCTCGATCGAGAAGGCGGTGGCCAGCGTCGCCCGGGACCAGCGGGACAAGTGGGCCCTGTTCGACACCTATAACGGCCGCAACGTCACCGTGGCCTATCAGGAACTCGAGTGGGAATAG
- a CDS encoding TetR family transcriptional regulator C-terminal domain-containing protein yields MRDTRAELLSQAEILVRGRGYAGFSYADLAGAVGIRKASIHHHFPTKVDLGAALVAAYAARYDDALTAIGTAVPDGPGRIAAYGRLYLGGVEQGLGCLCAALAIEGEALPERLRADIAAFFETHLAWLETILRAGQADGSVQRGQEPAALARYVIATLEGALLMERLFASPAAFSGTLAVLVDGLRPR; encoded by the coding sequence ATGCGCGACACACGGGCCGAGCTGCTGAGCCAAGCCGAGATTCTGGTCCGGGGGCGCGGCTATGCCGGTTTCAGCTACGCCGACCTTGCCGGGGCGGTGGGGATCCGCAAGGCGAGCATCCACCATCATTTTCCCACCAAGGTCGATCTCGGCGCCGCCCTGGTGGCAGCTTACGCGGCGCGCTACGACGACGCCCTCACGGCGATCGGCACCGCGGTGCCGGACGGTCCCGGCCGGATCGCGGCCTATGGCCGGCTCTATCTCGGCGGCGTCGAGCAGGGGCTCGGCTGCCTGTGTGCGGCTTTGGCCATCGAGGGCGAGGCCCTGCCCGAGCGCCTGCGCGCCGACATCGCGGCGTTCTTCGAGACGCATCTCGCCTGGCTGGAGACGATCCTGCGCGCGGGCCAGGCCGACGGCAGCGTCCAGCGTGGCCAGGAACCGGCCGCGCTCGCCCGCTACGTCATCGCTACGCTGGAGGGGGCGCTGCTGATGGAGCGGCTGTTCGCGAGCCCGGCGGCGTTTTCGGGGACGCTGGCGGTGCTGGTGGACGGTCTCAGGCCGCGGTGA
- the queC gene encoding 7-cyano-7-deazaguanine synthase QueC, which yields MATDDTIIGDRSALVLFSGGQDSATCLAWALDRYDHVETLGFDYGQRHRVELDRRAVLRAGMGRIDPTWAGRLGDDHTVALDALGKISETALTRDAEIGFEASGLPNTFVPGRNLVFLTFAAALAYRRGIRHVVGGMCETDYSGYPDCRDDTIKALQVALNLGMERRFVLHTPLMWLDKAQTWGLAEALGGRALVDLIVEDSHTCYLGERGARHAWGYGCGTCPACRLRADGFARFTAA from the coding sequence ATGGCGACTGACGACACGATCATCGGCGACCGCTCGGCGCTGGTCCTGTTCTCCGGCGGCCAGGATTCGGCCACGTGCCTCGCCTGGGCGCTCGACCGGTACGACCATGTCGAGACGTTGGGGTTCGATTATGGCCAGCGTCACCGGGTCGAGCTGGATCGCCGGGCCGTGCTGCGGGCCGGCATGGGCCGCATCGACCCCACCTGGGCGGGACGCCTCGGAGACGACCACACGGTCGCGCTCGACGCGCTGGGAAAAATCTCCGAGACGGCGCTGACCCGGGACGCCGAGATCGGGTTCGAGGCGTCGGGCCTGCCCAACACCTTCGTGCCTGGCCGCAACCTCGTGTTCCTGACCTTCGCGGCGGCGCTCGCCTACCGGCGCGGCATCCGGCACGTGGTCGGCGGCATGTGCGAGACCGACTATTCCGGCTATCCCGATTGCCGGGACGACACGATCAAGGCGCTGCAGGTCGCGCTGAACCTCGGCATGGAGCGCCGGTTCGTGCTGCACACGCCGCTGATGTGGCTCGACAAGGCGCAGACCTGGGGCCTCGCCGAGGCTCTGGGCGGGCGGGCGCTCGTCGACCTGATCGTGGAGGACAGCCACACCTGTTATCTCGGCGAGCGCGGGGCACGGCATGCCTGGGGCTACGGTTGCGGCACCTGCCCGGCCTGCCGGCTGCGGGCGGACGGCTTCGCAAGGTTCACCGCGGCCTGA
- the queD gene encoding 6-carboxytetrahydropterin synthase QueD: MNITQAFTFEAAHRLPNVPATHRCHRMHGHSYRVELTVSGPVDPHTGWVIDFYEIESIFGPLLARLDHHCLNEIEGLENPTAENIAAWIWQRLRPDLPGLARVRVAETPMSWAEYDGD, from the coding sequence ATGAACATCACCCAAGCCTTCACCTTCGAGGCGGCCCACCGGCTGCCGAACGTGCCCGCGACGCATCGCTGCCATCGGATGCACGGGCATTCCTACCGCGTCGAGCTGACCGTCTCCGGGCCCGTGGATCCCCATACCGGCTGGGTGATCGACTTCTACGAGATCGAGAGCATCTTCGGGCCGCTGCTGGCGCGGCTCGACCACCATTGCCTCAACGAAATCGAGGGGCTGGAAAACCCGACCGCCGAGAATATCGCGGCCTGGATCTGGCAACGGCTGCGGCCGGATCTGCCGGGGCTCGCCCGGGTACGGGTCGCGGAGACGCCGATGTCCTGGGCGGAGTACGATGGCGACTGA
- a CDS encoding methyl-accepting chemotaxis protein, which yields MSNFAVADLVIISAQTLKSQATSHLTSIQTIASRMKLLALNALIEAAHAGEKGLGFSVVAQEVRAVSTQVDRLTSILRLDLSTGVDDLTQAVSRLTDEASAVRSVDLALNAVELIDRNLYERTCDVRWWATDAAVVACGSDPSAEAVAYATQRLGVILSAYTVYLDLWLCDLDGRVLANGRPDTYPDVVGSEVGRESWFRDAVTLRSGDAFAVADVRTETRLRGAQVATYCASIRADGRSDGAPLGVLAIHFDWQPQAKAIVDGVRLGAGEKERTRVMLLDARHRVIACSWGQGMLSETYPLRTEDQAQGYYLNERGDLVAFHETPGYETYRGMGWRGVIEQKSIA from the coding sequence ATGAGCAATTTTGCTGTTGCTGATCTTGTGATCATATCGGCTCAGACATTGAAGAGCCAAGCGACCTCGCATCTGACATCCATTCAAACCATTGCCAGCCGCATGAAGCTGCTGGCTCTGAACGCGCTGATCGAGGCGGCGCACGCCGGCGAGAAGGGGCTGGGCTTCTCGGTCGTCGCTCAGGAAGTCCGCGCCGTGTCGACGCAGGTCGATCGACTGACCTCGATCCTGCGTCTGGACCTGAGTACCGGCGTCGACGATCTGACCCAGGCAGTGAGCCGCCTGACCGACGAGGCTTCCGCCGTCCGCAGCGTGGACCTGGCCCTGAACGCCGTCGAGTTGATAGACCGTAATCTCTACGAGCGGACCTGCGACGTGCGCTGGTGGGCAACGGACGCGGCGGTCGTCGCATGCGGCTCCGACCCGAGCGCGGAGGCGGTCGCCTACGCTACACAACGTCTGGGCGTCATCCTCTCTGCGTACACAGTCTACCTGGACCTGTGGCTGTGCGATTTGGACGGCCGCGTCCTCGCGAACGGCCGCCCCGACACATACCCGGACGTCGTCGGCTCGGAGGTCGGGCGAGAATCTTGGTTCAGGGATGCCGTGACACTGCGGAGCGGCGACGCCTTCGCTGTGGCCGACGTGCGGACCGAGACTCGGCTCCGGGGCGCGCAAGTCGCCACCTACTGCGCGAGCATTCGCGCCGACGGTCGAAGCGACGGCGCGCCACTTGGCGTTCTGGCGATCCATTTCGACTGGCAGCCGCAAGCCAAGGCCATCGTCGACGGCGTCCGGCTAGGGGCTGGCGAGAAGGAGCGGACCCGCGTGATGCTTCTGGACGCGCGCCATCGGGTGATCGCCTGCTCGTGGGGGCAGGGCATGCTGAGCGAGACCTACCCACTTCGCACCGAGGATCAAGCGCAGGGCTATTATCTGAACGAGCGCGGCGACCTGGTCGCGTTCCACGAGACGCCCGGTTACGAGACCTATCGGGGCATGGGGTGGCGTGGCGTGATCGAGCAGAAATCCATCGCCTGA